In the Geothermobacter ehrlichii genome, CGACGTCAGGGGTAATATCGAATTCGGCCTGAAGTTGCGCGGCATCGGTGGAGGACCTCGGCGGGAAAAGGTGGCGGAACTGCTGCGGCAGCTTGGCATCGCCCACCTGGCCGGTCGCCGGGTCACCACCCTTTCCGGCGGCGAGCGGCAGAAGGTCGCCCTGGCCCGGACACTGGCCACCGGCCCGCAGCTGCTGCTGCTCGACGAGCCGACCGCCGCCCTCGATCCGGCGGCGCGCGGCGAAATCCGCCGCTGGCTGCAGGGCGTTCTTCTCGGTCTGCGGATTCCGACCCTGCTGGTAACCCACGACGCCGAGGAGGTCGCCCACTTCCGCAAGCGGGTGGCGGTCATGGAGCAGGGACGCATCGTCCAGCACGGCAGCTACCACCAGCTGCTGCGCGAACCGCAGAGCGATTTCGTCGCCCGCTTCGCCGGCATCAACGTCATCGCCGGCCGGGTGGTCGACAACGGTGACGGTCGCAGTTTCGTCAGCGACAACGGCCTGCGCCTGCAGGGAGACTTTTGCACCGGCGAACCGGGACCGGCGACCCTCGCCGTCGCCCCCTGGGAGGTCGCCCTCTTCCACCA is a window encoding:
- a CDS encoding ABC transporter ATP-binding protein, which translates into the protein MSRLLCQLQRPLPHFVLDVELQIEPGVTVLLGPNGAGKSSLLRLLAGLDRPRHGRIRLGERILFDAERGICLPPERRAVGMVFQDLALFPHLDVRGNIEFGLKLRGIGGGPRREKVAELLRQLGIAHLAGRRVTTLSGGERQKVALARTLATGPQLLLLDEPTAALDPAARGEIRRWLQGVLLGLRIPTLLVTHDAEEVAHFRKRVAVMEQGRIVQHGSYHQLLREPQSDFVARFAGINVIAGRVVDNGDGRSFVSDNGLRLQGDFCTGEPGPATLAVAPWEVALFHQPPGGSPRNVIAGQVQELVVLGDRVRVTLTGREKIVAEISLRSWEQMGRFREGTRLHAVFKAQEARVMNV